One Hermetia illucens chromosome 4, iHerIll2.2.curated.20191125, whole genome shotgun sequence DNA segment encodes these proteins:
- the LOC119655765 gene encoding protein starmaker-like: protein MKIIHILIGALLLSGVWGFPRPDDSDEDDSVGDDDSGDVDARAIPGVARTLIPTEELDLQLEQGEALNIQPEDIADINMEAMKIAEENIFNNLRALRSTNDDVGEGDTGDDIGEGDTGDDTDDNIDDNIDDDKDKDKDTLVTDFLDDNDDQFEDTNKSQNDDTNKSQNDDENEDLGDDPNDNANPDRSGEQQAEDQDDLDDDLFGADQIDDALDNTSKSAEAHDTDLELDKPLLEDLDDLGDLDCEPSHSSVEAADDKVADSSKEEAGEDLIDDPIDDDDLDLGLTDGNESEEIVDEPKNSREEPSNTGNSKETTGDLEEDKSPEKEHDNDLDTLTDDKKSEEEEESEKDKGNSSPTAVLASLPDGHDANGDALFEAVPRILRAKALTEADLEEENVEDLIEDLVKSMLSGKSKSNSRKKREISENKKVESILRLFNDLNQSTIGKSRRVATEIQKDKIRTFLNTLDCDDDKDDKKDDKDDKPEKGDDDGKDKDDDKDDKKDSKEKGDDKDKDKPDSKEKHDDKDDIDDDKHKPGKGDDKDDDDKNDDKDKDDGEKKDKDDDDKDDDKKDKDKDDREKEKDKDDDDKDDKKGDKDDKDDDKDDKDKDDGKDKDDHKDKDGDDDKDDKKDPDDKKDKDKPDKDDDDDKKDKIDQIDQVKDKDDNKDKDVKDKDDDDDKKKGDKDKDDNKGKDDDDDKKDKKDKKDDDDKKKKKNKKPKHKRGKKKDKDGKGDKNKHKKSGKGKRHKGGKTKPTKDEVEIRDVLELINFNY, encoded by the exons ATGAAGATAATTCATATCCTAATTGGAGCCTTGCTCCTCTCTGGGGTATGGGGCTTTCCACGTCCAGacgattcagatgaagatgaCTCAGTAGGAGATGATGACAGTGGTGACGTGGACGCAAGAG CCATTCCCGGTGTGGCAAGAACGCTTATCCCGACGGAAGAACTTGACTTGCAATTGGAGCAAGGCGAGGCTTTGAATATTCAGCCCGAAGATATTGCGGATATTAATATGGAAGCAATGAAAATCGCAGAAGAaaacattttcaataatttgcgCGCTCTTCGCTCAACAAACGACGACGTTGGAGAAGGTGATACTGGAGACGACATTGGAGAAGGTGATACTGGAGACGACACTGACGATAATATTGACGATAATATTGACGACGACaaagataaagataaagataCTTTAGTTACTGACTTCTTAGATGATAACGACGACCAGTTTGAAGATACAAACAAAAGCCAGAATGATGATACAAACAAAAGCCagaatgatgatgaaaatgaagacCTAGGTGATGACCCTAATGATAATGCCAACCCTGATCGTAGTGGCGAACAACAAGCCGAGGACCAAGATGATCTCGATGATGATCTATTTGGGGCTGACCAAATTGATGATGCTCTAGACAATACTAGCAAATCAGCGGAGGCTCATGATACTGATTTGGAATTAGATAAACCTCTTCTGGAAGACCTAGACGATTTAGGTGATTTAGACTGTGAACCTAGTCATTCTTCCGTCGAAGCCGCCGATGATAAAGTCGCGGATTCATCGAAAGAGGAGGCCGGAGAGGATTTGATCGACGACCCTATAGATGATGATGACTTGGACCTGGGGTTAACTGATGGTAATGAGTCAGAAGAAATCGTTGACGAACCTAAAAATTCTCGTGAAGAACCTTCGAATACAGGCAACTCGAAGGAAACCACAGGTGATTTGGAAGAAGATAAATCGCCAGAGAAGGAGCATGATAATGATTTAGATACATTAACTGACGATAAAAAAtccgaagaagaggaagaatctGAGAAAGACAAAGGCAATTCATCCCCCACCGCAGTGTTAGCCTCTTTGCCTGATGGTCATGACGCAAATGGTGACGCTTTGTTTGAAGCTGTTCCCCGGATCCTTAGAGCTAAGGCCCTAACAGAAGCAGATTTGGAAGAAGAAAACGTGGAGGACCTAATAGAGGATTTGGTAAAATCTATGCTAAGCGGAAAGAGCAAAAGCAATTCTAGAAAAAAACGTGAAATCagcgaaaataaaaaagttgagTCAATCTTGAGATTATTCAACGACCTAAACCAATCAACGATTGGAAAATCTAGGCGGGTGGCGACTGAAATTCAAAAGGATAAAATTAGAACCTTTCTGAATACATTGGACTGCGATGACGATAAAGATGATAAAAAGGACGACAAAGACGATAAACCGGAAAAGGGTGATGACGATGGAAAGGACAAAGATGATGATAAAGACGATAAAAAGGATAGTAAAGAGAAAGGTGATGATAAGGACAAGGATAAGCCCGACTCAAAAGAAAAGCATGACGACAAGGACGACATAGACGATGATAAGCATAAGCCTGGCAAGGGCGATGATAAGGATGACGACGACAAAAATGATGATAAAGACAAGGATGATGGGGAAAAGAAGGACAAAGATGATGACGATAAAGACGACGATAAAAAAGACAAAGACAAAGATGacagagaaaaagaaaaggacaaAGATGATGACGACAAAGATGACAAAAAAGGAGATAAAGACGACAAAGATGACGACAAAGACGATAAGGATAAAGACGATGGAAAAGATAAGGATGATCACAAAGACAAGGATGGCGATGATGACAAAGATGATAAAAAGGATCCAGATGATAAAAAGGACAAGGATAAGCCCGACAAAGATGATGACGACGATAAGAAAGACAAAATCGATCAGATAGATCAAGTTAAAGATAAGGATGACAACAAAGACAAAGATGTTAAAGAcaaggatgatgatgatgacaaaaaGAAGGGCGATAAAGATAAGGATGATAATAAAGGTAAAGACGACGATGACGATAAAAAGGACAAGAAAGATAAAAAAGATGATGACgataagaagaaaaagaagaataagaaaCCAAAACATAAGAGAGGCAAGAAGAAGGATAAAGATGGTAAAGGTGataaaaacaaacacaaaaaatCAGGTAAAGGCAAAAGGCATAAAGGTGGCAAAACGAAACCAACGAAAGATGAAGTTGAAATTAGAGATGTATTAGAACTCATCAATTTCAACTATTAA
- the LOC119655054 gene encoding eukaryotic peptide chain release factor GTP-binding subunit-like isoform X1, protein MKLFLILFFGVVHSAILVRATSTPSMLEEATPEMRNKIIDVRDAIIVPMNPRVRSENLSEKTMNINEIGANDPQLRNGLRWGDYDESPEEYRNDLVRFTDSPDGSVETDKHDHASAEKYRPAGVENRVGRPNYRPGGYGGYGGYGGYGGYGGYGGYGASGFRGNRGHRKNKGHGGNRGHANNKGNRGSRGNKKNKGGRRPQRKQKQVQNFGLETEPSANQEAPPAQNQEFVQSQVPMQDQQLSEGQSPHIEEPATV, encoded by the exons atgaagttaTTTCTTATACTATTCTTTGGAGTAGTTCACTCTGCCATTTTGGTAAGGGCGACCTCCACTCCTTCGATGCTTGAAGAGGCTACTCCAGAAATGCGGAACAAAATTATTGACGTGAGGGATGCTATTATTGTACCAATGAACCCTCGTGTGAGGTCGGAAAATCTATCTGAAAAAACTATGAACATCAATGAAATCGGGGCTAATGACCCCCAACTACGGAATGGTCTCAGATGGGGTGACTATGATGAGAGTCCTGAAGAATATCGAAACGATTTAGTGAGATTTACTGACTCGCCTGACGGTAGTGTGGAAACTGATA AACATGACCACGCAAGTGCggaaaaatata GGCCAGCTGGAGTGGAAAATCGTGTAGGTCGTCCAAATTATAGACCAGGTGGTTACGGAGGTTATGGTGGTTACGGAGGATACGGAGGCTACGGAGGCTATGGCGGCTACGGTGCTTCTGGTTTTCGTGGGAATAGAGGACATAGAAAAAACAAAGGTCATGGAGGAAATCGGGGACATGCAAACAACAAAGGAAACCGAGGTAGCCgaggaaataagaaaaataaaggtGGCAGACGTCCACAACGAAAACAAAAGCAGGTCCAAAATTTCGGCTTAGAAACTGAACCATCGGCAAACCAGGAGGCGCCTCCCGCACAAAACCAAGAATTCGTACAGAGTCAAGTACCAATGCAAGATCAACAACTGAGCGAAGGACAATCTCCACACATTGAAGAACCTGCAACTGTTTAA
- the LOC119655054 gene encoding mesenchyme-specific cell surface glycoprotein-like isoform X2: MKLFLILFFGVVHSAILVRATSTPSMLEEATPEMRNKIIDVRDAIIVPMNPRVRSENLSEKTMNINEIGANDPQLRNGLRWGDYDESPEEYRNDLVRFTDSPDGSVETDRPAGVENRVGRPNYRPGGYGGYGGYGGYGGYGGYGGYGASGFRGNRGHRKNKGHGGNRGHANNKGNRGSRGNKKNKGGRRPQRKQKQVQNFGLETEPSANQEAPPAQNQEFVQSQVPMQDQQLSEGQSPHIEEPATV, from the exons atgaagttaTTTCTTATACTATTCTTTGGAGTAGTTCACTCTGCCATTTTGGTAAGGGCGACCTCCACTCCTTCGATGCTTGAAGAGGCTACTCCAGAAATGCGGAACAAAATTATTGACGTGAGGGATGCTATTATTGTACCAATGAACCCTCGTGTGAGGTCGGAAAATCTATCTGAAAAAACTATGAACATCAATGAAATCGGGGCTAATGACCCCCAACTACGGAATGGTCTCAGATGGGGTGACTATGATGAGAGTCCTGAAGAATATCGAAACGATTTAGTGAGATTTACTGACTCGCCTGACGGTAGTGTGGAAACTGATA GGCCAGCTGGAGTGGAAAATCGTGTAGGTCGTCCAAATTATAGACCAGGTGGTTACGGAGGTTATGGTGGTTACGGAGGATACGGAGGCTACGGAGGCTATGGCGGCTACGGTGCTTCTGGTTTTCGTGGGAATAGAGGACATAGAAAAAACAAAGGTCATGGAGGAAATCGGGGACATGCAAACAACAAAGGAAACCGAGGTAGCCgaggaaataagaaaaataaaggtGGCAGACGTCCACAACGAAAACAAAAGCAGGTCCAAAATTTCGGCTTAGAAACTGAACCATCGGCAAACCAGGAGGCGCCTCCCGCACAAAACCAAGAATTCGTACAGAGTCAAGTACCAATGCAAGATCAACAACTGAGCGAAGGACAATCTCCACACATTGAAGAACCTGCAACTGTTTAA